AATCGAATCCCGGGTAGAGCACCGCGTTGGTCATCGCGTTGTTGCCGTCGCCGCCCAACCAGGGGCCCGAGAGCTGACGGGCATAGAACAACGCGCCGAAAAACGCCGCGAAAAACATGACCTCGGAGAAGATGAACCAGCCCATGCTCATGCGGAAGGAGACGTCCACCTTGGCGTTGTAGATGCCGCCCTCGCTCTCCCGCACGACCAGCGCGAACCAGCCGAACATCATGTAGATGACGATGGCCGCACCGAGCGCCATGGCCCACCAGCCCGTGCCGTTGACCACGTCAGCGAAGCCCCAGAAGAAGGCAAACAGGCCGATCGAACCCACGATGGGCCATTTGGCCTCGTGTGGAACGTAATAACCGCTAGCTGCACCCATGGGTGTTCCCTCAATCCGTTACAACAGTAGCGCCGACACAGGTGTCAGCCGTCGTAGGTGAAAAACGTGTAGGAAAGCACGAGGCTCTCATAGTTGATCGGCAGGTCCGGGTTGACCACGAAGGTCACCGGCATGCGCTTGGTCTCACCGCCCTCAAACAGCTGGTTGGTGAAGCAGAAGCACTCGGTCTTGTCGAAGTACTTCGCCGCCGGCTGCGGCGCCACGCTCGGCACGGCTCGGCCGGTGACGTCAGTGTTGACCAGATTCTCCGCCACGAACCACGCGGTGTACTGCTCGCCCGGCTTCACGCGCATGCTCGCCGCTTCGGGCTTGAAGCGCCAGCTCCCGCCCGCGTTGACCGTCGCGGAAAACTCCACAGCAACCTCACGGTTCGGGTCGATGGCGTAGTCCTGCGCAGCCTGGACGTCGATGATGCCGGTCTTGCCGTTGAGGCCGGTCACGTCACAGATGATGTCGTAGAGCGGCACCAGCAGGTAGCCGAAGCCGAACATCCCGACAACCACAAGCATCAACTTGGCTGACAGGACCGACGTGCGTTTCTCCAGTGCGTCAGCCATTGGTCACAGCCCACATTCCCAGTACGTAAAAGAGGATTGCGATCGCCGCCAGTACCAGCGGCAACCGCAAACGCTCAGAACGTGACGGTTCGCTGCTCACTTGATTGGCGGCGGCGTTTCAAAGGTGTGGTAAGGCGCCGGTGACGGCACTGTCCACTCGAGCCC
This genomic interval from Pseudomonadota bacterium contains the following:
- a CDS encoding cytochrome c oxidase subunit 3, whose translation is MGAASGYYVPHEAKWPIVGSIGLFAFFWGFADVVNGTGWWAMALGAAIVIYMMFGWFALVVRESEGGIYNAKVDVSFRMSMGWFIFSEVMFFAAFFGALFYARQLSGPWLGGDGNNAMTNAVLYPGFD
- a CDS encoding cytochrome c oxidase assembly protein, whose product is MADALEKRTSVLSAKLMLVVVGMFGFGYLLVPLYDIICDVTGLNGKTGIIDVQAAQDYAIDPNREVAVEFSATVNAGGSWRFKPEAASMRVKPGEQYTAWFVAENLVNTDVTGRAVPSVAPQPAAKYFDKTECFCFTNQLFEGGETKRMPVTFVVNPDLPINYESLVLSYTFFTYDG